A segment of the Myxococcales bacterium genome:
CGTGGGGGCTCGCGGGAGCAGCGGCGACGCTCGTGGGGCAGAACCTCGGCGCTGGCGAGCCCGAGCGCGCCGAACGGTCGGCCATGACCATCGCCAAGTACAACGTCCTCTTCCTCTCGGTCGTCGGCGCGATCTTCGTGCTCCTGCCGGCGCCCGTCGTGGGGCTCGTCACGAGCGACGCCGCGGTCGCGGGCTACGCGACCACGTGCCTGCGCATCGTCGCCGTCGGCTTCGTCTTCTTCGCCTTCGGGATGGTGGCGGTGCAGGCCTTTAACGGCGCCGGCGACACAAGGACGCCGCTCTACGTGAACGCCATTTGTTTCTGGCTGTTCAAGATCCCCGTCGCGTACCTGCTCGCGCGCGGCTTCGGCCTGGGGCCGGCCGGCGTCTTTCTCGCCATCACCGTCGCGTACTCCGTGCAGGCCACCGCGGCGGCCGTCCTCTTTCGGCGCGGCCGCTGGAAGACGAAGACGCTCGAGCCCTGAGGCTTACGCGTCCGTTCGCCTTAGGAGCGCCGCCGAGAAGTTCTGGCCGAGACCCAGCCCGAGCAGGACGATGTGTCGGCTCCTGAGCGAACGCTCGTGAAGCGCGAGCGTGATGACCGCCGTCGCGATGGTCGAGTTGCCGAGGTCTTCGAGGACGCTCGGGACTTCGGCGACGGCGAGCGTTCGTCGCCAGGCCTCGAGCAACGCGCCGCTGGGTTGATGCCCAATCAGCGCGAGGTCCGCGGGCGCGAGCTTGTTGCGCTCGCAGAGCCGCCGCACGAGACGCTCGGGCACCGACGTGGCGAGCTCGCGGAACGCGACGGCGCCTTCCTCGCCGAACACGAAGGTGGGGCGACTTCCTTCGGGAGCTCCCGGCGTCGAACGCCTCGCGACGCGCATCTGGACGGTCATCGCCTGTCGCCACATCGCGTGCGTCTCACCCACGTCATCGATGAACTCGAGGCGCGGGCCGCGCGAGACGACCACAGCTCCGGCGCCGTCGCCGATGCCGGCGGCTCCGGCGTCGGCGTAGTCGACGACGCGGCTCCAGCCCGTGGCCACCACGACGAGGGCGCGCTCCGCTCGGCCCGCCCGGACCGCGTCGACAGCGGCGCCGAGGGCGTCGACGAAGTTCGTAAACTCCGATTGGATGGGAATGACGCGCGTCTCGCGAGCGAGGCCCAGCGCCTCGTGAATGGCGAAGAGGCCGCTTGGGAGCGCGTGCTCGCTCGGCGAGACAGCGCCGTAGAGGCGATCGATCTGGCCGGCTTCGAGCGCGGCGTCGGCGAGGGCGGCGCGCGCGGCCCTCGTTCCCAGGTC
Coding sequences within it:
- a CDS encoding 3-oxoacyl-ACP synthase; the protein is MSGIGIVGVGHAVPELIRRNDDPLFSGEQVALARELFVGFRERRVLAPGERVEDLGTRAARAALADAALEAGQIDRLYGAVSPSEHALPSGLFAIHEALGLARETRVIPIQSEFTNFVDALGAAVDAVRAGRAERALVVVATGWSRVVDYADAGAAGIGDGAGAVVVSRGPRLEFIDDVGETHAMWRQAMTVQMRVARRSTPGAPEGSRPTFVFGEEGAVAFRELATSVPERLVRRLCERNKLAPADLALIGHQPSGALLEAWRRTLAVAEVPSVLEDLGNSTIATAVITLALHERSLRSRHIVLLGLGLGQNFSAALLRRTDA